Proteins from a single region of Procambarus clarkii isolate CNS0578487 chromosome 32, FALCON_Pclarkii_2.0, whole genome shotgun sequence:
- the LOC138370558 gene encoding putative surface protein SACOL0050 produces MKVLYVEDIEKLQGDINKVFDWATENIMMLNGDKFQECRANQAVVDMLACGRSKQQPVGASYHKSSLASGRARRIEEHSERAPDTSNTDAKSDTDAKSDTDAKSETDAKSETDAKSETDAKSEIDAKSETDAKSETDAKSETDAKSETDAKSETDAKSDTDAKSETDAKSDTDAKSDTDAKSDTDAKSDTDAKSDTDAKSDTDAKSDTDAKSDTDAKSDTDAKSDTDAKSDTDAKSDTDAKSETDAKSETDAKSETDAKSETDAKSETDAKSETDAKSDTDAKSETDAKSETDAKSETDAKSETDAKSETDAKSETDAKSETDAKSETDAKSETDAKSDTDAKSDTDAKSDTDAKSDTVQ; encoded by the exons atgaaagtgttatatgtagaagacattgaaaaactgcagggagatattaataaggtcttcgattgggcaactgaaaatatCATGATGTTAAAtggtgacaagttccag GAGTGCCgggccaaccaggctgtagtggacatGTTGGCCtgcggccgctccaagcaacagcctgttggagcaagttatcacaaatcaagcctggcctcaggccgggctcgaagAATAGAAGAACATTCAGAACGCGCTCCAG ACACAAGTAACACAGACGCCAAGAGTGACACAGACGCCAAGAGTGACACAGACGCCAAGAGTGAGACAGACGCCAAGAGTGAGACAGACGCCAAGAGTGAGACAGACGCCAAGAGTGAGATAGACGCCAAGAGTGAGACAGACGCCAAGAGTGAGACAGACGCCAAGAGTGAGACAGACGCCAAGAGTGAGACAGACGCCAAGAGTGAGACAGACGCCAAGAGTGACACAGACGCCAAGAGTGAGACAGACGCCAAGAGTGACACAGACGCCAAGAGTGACACAGACGCCAAGAGTGACACAGACGCCAAGAGTGACACAGACGCCAAGAGTGACACAGACGCCAAGAGTGACACAGACGCCAAGAGTGACACAGACGCCAAGAGTGACACAGACGCCAAGAGTGACACAGACGCCAAGAGTGACACAGACGCCAAGAGTGACACAGACGCCAAGAGTGACACAGACGCCAAGAGTGAGACAGACGCCAAGAGTGAGACAGACGCCAAGAGTGAGACAGACGCCAAGAGTGAGACAGACGCCAAGAGTGAGACAGACGCCAAGAGTGAGACAGACGCCAAGAGTGACACAGACGCCAAGAGTGAGACAGACGCCAAGAGTGAGACAGACGCCAAGAGTGAGACAGACGCCAAGAGTGAGACAGACGCCAAGAGTGAGACAGACGCCAAGAGTGAGACAGACGCCAAGAGTGAGACAGACGCCAAGAGTGAGACAGACGCCAAGAGTGAGACAGACGCCAAGAGTGACACAGACGCCAAGAGTGACACAGACGCCAAGAGTGACACAGACGCCAAGAGTGACACAGTTCAATAA